The following are encoded together in the Nocardioides okcheonensis genome:
- a CDS encoding class I SAM-dependent methyltransferase, producing MKGLYVRAVRLVAAPLRALGVLDRLQRRHPRSRAATWALSLLAIHDVDGLHRLDVPWWTFDSADRVDAWLGEHPGARVFEWGSGASTLWLAARAASVHSVEHHAGWADVIAPRLPDNVTLRVVEAPRAAAPVVPSAKPGHDGMDFADYVAAIDAVPGEFDVVVIDGRAREACLARAVERLAPGGVIVFDNVDRQRYREAIDAAVVATGDRIAVTMTRGLTPALPYPTRTALLHASRVRPEVA from the coding sequence GTGAAGGGGCTCTACGTCCGGGCCGTCCGGCTGGTCGCGGCCCCGCTGCGCGCCCTCGGCGTCCTCGACCGGCTGCAGCGCCGCCACCCGCGCTCGCGGGCGGCGACCTGGGCGCTGTCGCTCCTCGCGATCCACGACGTCGACGGCCTGCACCGCCTCGACGTGCCGTGGTGGACCTTCGACTCCGCCGACCGGGTCGACGCCTGGCTGGGCGAGCACCCCGGCGCCCGGGTCTTCGAGTGGGGCTCCGGCGCCTCCACCCTGTGGCTCGCCGCCCGCGCCGCGTCCGTCCACTCGGTGGAGCACCACGCCGGCTGGGCGGACGTCATCGCGCCGCGCCTGCCCGACAACGTCACGCTCCGGGTCGTCGAGGCGCCGCGGGCCGCGGCGCCGGTCGTGCCGTCGGCGAAGCCCGGTCACGACGGCATGGACTTCGCCGACTACGTCGCCGCCATCGACGCGGTGCCCGGGGAGTTCGACGTCGTCGTCATCGACGGCCGGGCGCGCGAGGCCTGCCTGGCACGGGCCGTCGAGCGGCTCGCGCCCGGCGGCGTGATCGTCTTCGACAACGTCGACCGCCAGCGCTACCGGGAGGCCATCGACGCCGCCGTCGTCGCCACGGGCGACCGGATCGCGGTCACCATGACGCGCGGGCTCACGCCGGCCCTGCCGTACCCGACCCGCACCGCCCTGCTGCACGCGTCGCGGGTGCGCCCCGAGGTGGCGTGA
- a CDS encoding TetR/AcrR family transcriptional regulator: MTPTEAGTRPRVVGEREMEIFEATLEVLADVGYDLLTMDAVATRAKASKATLYRRWRGKPELVVAAIMAHKGEATVPDTGTLRGDLVEAYCGAGGIDDPLAQSVLAAVVTAMGRDPEFAEVYRREFIGPKVAASRAIYERARARGEVHPDVDLDVLAPSLAGIVLHRAFLLGEQVTPHLVGRVLDEVILPAALHGPSTGALPRAHCQTPLLDSTHTSEKDLP; encoded by the coding sequence ATGACCCCGACCGAGGCCGGCACCCGCCCCCGCGTGGTGGGCGAGCGCGAGATGGAGATCTTCGAGGCGACCCTCGAGGTGCTCGCCGACGTGGGCTACGACCTGCTCACGATGGACGCGGTCGCGACCCGCGCCAAGGCGTCGAAGGCGACGCTCTACCGGCGCTGGCGCGGCAAGCCCGAGCTCGTGGTGGCCGCGATCATGGCGCACAAGGGCGAGGCCACCGTCCCCGACACCGGCACCCTGCGCGGCGACCTGGTGGAGGCGTACTGCGGTGCGGGCGGCATCGACGACCCGCTCGCCCAGTCGGTGCTCGCCGCGGTCGTCACCGCCATGGGCCGCGACCCCGAGTTCGCCGAGGTCTACCGACGCGAGTTCATCGGCCCCAAGGTCGCCGCGTCGCGCGCGATCTACGAGCGTGCCCGCGCCCGCGGCGAGGTGCACCCCGACGTCGACCTCGACGTCCTCGCGCCGTCCCTCGCCGGGATCGTCCTGCACCGCGCCTTCCTGCTCGGCGAGCAGGTCACCCCCCACCTGGTCGGGCGCGTGCTCGACGAGGTGATCCTCCCCGCCGCCCTCCACGGCCCGTCCACGGGCGCGCTCCCCCGCGCCCACTGTCAGACCCCTCTGCTCGACTCGACCCACACCTCCGAGAAGGACCTCCCATGA
- a CDS encoding glycosyltransferase family 39 protein, with protein MNDHRPSRVGVRHLVVLAVVVAVALGVRLVGIRHGLPFAYNPDEELHFVPPAARAAEGDLDPGYFENPSGFTYVVAVVLRAAFPGQDLPALLADDPGAVFLVARVVSAVLGALTVVAVHAVGRRVLDPAAGLWAAALLAVAYLPVFYGHQALNDAATLLPVVLATGACVSLHRRGRWRDALAAGALVGLAAGTKYLAAPMALVVALAVALRVVAGRQPVGPALARLGGAAVACLAGVLVLNPYIALAASRFWSEFRGQTGQASSAKLGQDGSAWLDYPVSLLWGLGLVPVVLAAAGFVLLLRRDRGTAVLLVCFPVVLYVSMAVQGRWFGRWLLPAYPALVLLAAVAARELAAVVARRVPAPVATGVVGLLVLAQPLVDVARSDVLLTRTDTRQVALDALLAQVPPDSRLVVEPALPRSWLATLRDARLEVRPVPRPHQAYEARLEPGLLDTYRSEGWCWVVVSGQQRERGLAAGLPGALAYYRDLEAEGDTVVTSSPYADGDRPPFSFDFSFNYYPPAHHRPGPVMEVHRLHDC; from the coding sequence ATGAACGACCACCGTCCCTCCCGGGTCGGCGTGAGGCACCTGGTCGTGCTGGCCGTCGTGGTCGCGGTGGCGCTCGGCGTCCGGCTGGTCGGGATCCGGCACGGGCTGCCGTTCGCCTACAACCCCGACGAGGAGCTGCACTTCGTCCCCCCGGCGGCCCGCGCCGCCGAGGGCGACCTGGACCCGGGGTACTTCGAGAACCCGAGCGGCTTCACCTACGTCGTCGCCGTGGTGCTGCGTGCCGCGTTCCCCGGGCAGGACCTGCCGGCCCTCCTCGCGGACGACCCCGGGGCGGTGTTCCTCGTCGCCCGGGTCGTCTCCGCGGTGCTCGGCGCGCTCACCGTCGTCGCCGTCCACGCGGTCGGGCGCCGCGTCCTCGACCCCGCCGCCGGCCTGTGGGCCGCGGCCCTCCTCGCCGTCGCCTACCTCCCGGTCTTCTACGGCCACCAGGCGCTCAACGATGCGGCGACGCTGCTGCCGGTGGTCCTCGCGACCGGCGCCTGCGTCAGCCTCCACCGACGGGGCCGGTGGCGCGACGCCCTCGCCGCCGGGGCGCTCGTCGGGCTCGCGGCCGGGACCAAGTACCTCGCCGCGCCCATGGCGCTCGTGGTGGCCCTCGCCGTGGCGCTGCGGGTGGTCGCGGGCCGGCAGCCGGTCGGCCCGGCGCTCGCCCGCCTCGGCGGCGCGGCCGTCGCCTGCCTGGCCGGGGTGCTCGTGCTCAATCCCTACATCGCCCTCGCCGCGTCGCGGTTCTGGAGCGAGTTCCGCGGCCAGACCGGTCAGGCCTCGTCGGCCAAGCTCGGCCAGGACGGTTCGGCGTGGCTGGACTACCCGGTGTCGCTGCTGTGGGGCCTCGGCCTGGTGCCGGTCGTCCTGGCCGCGGCCGGCTTCGTGCTGCTCCTGCGCCGCGACCGGGGCACCGCCGTGCTGCTCGTGTGCTTCCCGGTGGTGCTCTACGTCAGCATGGCGGTCCAGGGCCGGTGGTTCGGCCGGTGGCTGCTGCCGGCCTACCCGGCGCTCGTCCTGCTCGCGGCCGTCGCGGCCCGCGAGCTCGCCGCGGTGGTGGCCCGCCGGGTCCCGGCCCCCGTCGCGACGGGTGTCGTGGGCCTGCTCGTCCTCGCCCAGCCGCTCGTCGACGTCGCCCGCAGCGACGTGCTGCTCACCCGCACCGACACCCGCCAGGTCGCGCTCGACGCCCTCCTCGCGCAGGTGCCGCCGGACAGCCGGCTCGTCGTCGAGCCCGCCCTGCCCCGGTCGTGGCTCGCCACCCTGCGCGACGCCCGGCTGGAGGTCCGCCCGGTCCCGCGGCCCCACCAGGCCTACGAGGCCCGGCTGGAGCCCGGCCTGCTCGACACCTACCGGTCCGAGGGCTGGTGCTGGGTGGTCGTGTCGGGCCAGCAGCGCGAGCGCGGCCTCGCCGCGGGGCTGCCGGGTGCGCTCGCCTACTACCGCGACCTCGAGGCGGAGGGGGACACGGTCGTGACGTCGTCGCCGTACGCCGACGGCGACCGCCCGCCGTTCTCCTTCGACTTCAGCTTCAACTACTACCCGCCCGCGCACCACCGACCGGGTCCGGTGATGGAGGTGCACCGCCTCCATGACTGCTGA
- a CDS encoding alpha/beta hydrolase: MPDLHVTTYDGPERPSAMVLVLHGGKPRSRQPVDGRSASWRRAAWLARSVAPRAADAGAGVWLVRYDERGWNGGDGRVADARRALDELRAAHGDVPVVLLGHSMGARVAVHVADDPSVVGVVGLAPWWSADDPVSTLAGRTLRAAHGRRDRITSFKETTRYVERARRVADSADLRDMGALGHYMLSGSQRWHDVAVGLTLEVLAPVVNPVE, from the coding sequence GTGCCCGACCTCCACGTGACGACCTACGACGGCCCCGAGCGCCCGAGCGCGATGGTGCTCGTCCTGCACGGCGGCAAGCCCCGCTCGCGCCAGCCCGTCGACGGCCGCAGCGCGTCCTGGCGCCGGGCTGCGTGGCTCGCGCGGTCGGTGGCGCCCCGGGCGGCCGACGCCGGCGCGGGCGTCTGGCTGGTCCGCTATGACGAGCGCGGCTGGAACGGTGGGGACGGCCGGGTGGCGGACGCCCGCCGGGCGCTCGACGAGCTCCGCGCCGCGCACGGCGACGTACCGGTGGTGCTCCTCGGTCACTCCATGGGCGCCCGGGTCGCGGTCCACGTCGCCGACGACCCGTCGGTGGTGGGCGTCGTCGGGCTCGCCCCCTGGTGGTCGGCCGACGACCCGGTGTCGACGCTCGCCGGTCGGACGCTGCGCGCCGCCCACGGCCGCCGCGACCGGATCACCTCATTCAAGGAGACGACGCGCTACGTCGAGCGCGCGCGCCGCGTCGCCGACAGCGCTGACCTGCGCGACATGGGCGCGCTCGGCCACTACATGCTCAGCGGGTCGCAGCGCTGGCACGACGTCGCCGTCGGGCTGACCCTCGAGGTGCTCGCGCCGGTGGTCAACCCCGTCGAGTGA
- a CDS encoding MFS transporter, whose product MTDVSRNAQPPEAVATPPRELNLTWALVLISIAQLMVVLDATIANIALPYIQKDLAISQANLQWVVTGYALAFGSLLLLGGRLGDLYGRRKVFMAGLGIFAVASLLGGMATTEPLLLAARGLQGLGAALASPAALALITTTFPAGPARNRAFAVYAAMSGAGAAVGLILGGWLTGTSPEVLGVVVDGWRLTFLINVPIGLAAAALAPRFLNESESHPGQLDLPGAVTGTLGLLGVVYGLSRAGTEGWGDGLTIASLVVGVVVLVVFGLVESRVEHPLLPFRIFTSRTRASSFVAMFLAPAAMFAMFYFLSQYIQNVMGYSPLKAGVAFLPFTVGIVVGAGLASNLVNRIDPRFISGVGTLFAAGALFGFSTLPYDTTFPAREVTGSYVTDILPFIVMMSFGMGLTFVPVTLTAVHHLRSEESGIGSGVLNTAQQVGGALGLAVLATVATQTFTDRGKEFAEAGAAAAQAGGPQPPPEQVQQLQLIAQHQIFTEGSTQAFLVGAFLMLAASIVIWVFLDVPHEELATDGPEGVVAH is encoded by the coding sequence ATGACCGACGTCTCCCGCAACGCGCAGCCACCCGAGGCGGTGGCCACTCCCCCTCGCGAGCTCAACCTCACCTGGGCGCTCGTCCTCATCTCCATCGCCCAGCTGATGGTGGTGCTCGACGCCACCATCGCCAACATCGCGCTGCCCTACATCCAGAAGGACCTGGCCATCAGCCAGGCCAACCTCCAGTGGGTCGTCACCGGCTACGCCCTCGCGTTCGGCAGCCTGCTGCTGCTCGGTGGCCGCCTGGGCGACCTCTACGGCCGCCGCAAGGTGTTCATGGCCGGCCTCGGCATCTTCGCCGTCGCCTCGCTGCTCGGCGGCATGGCGACCACCGAGCCGCTGCTCCTCGCCGCCCGGGGCCTCCAGGGCCTCGGCGCCGCGCTCGCCTCGCCCGCGGCGCTGGCCCTGATCACCACCACCTTCCCCGCGGGTCCCGCCCGCAACCGCGCGTTCGCGGTCTACGCCGCGATGTCCGGGGCCGGCGCCGCCGTCGGCCTCATCCTCGGCGGCTGGCTCACCGGCACCTCCCCCGAGGTGCTCGGCGTCGTCGTCGACGGCTGGCGCCTGACGTTCCTCATCAACGTGCCGATCGGCCTGGCCGCCGCGGCCCTCGCCCCCCGCTTCCTCAACGAGTCGGAGTCACACCCCGGACAGCTGGACCTGCCCGGAGCCGTCACCGGCACGCTGGGTCTGCTCGGTGTGGTCTACGGCCTCTCGCGCGCCGGCACCGAGGGCTGGGGCGACGGGCTCACCATCGCGAGCCTGGTCGTCGGCGTCGTCGTCCTGGTCGTGTTCGGCCTGGTCGAGAGCCGGGTCGAGCACCCGCTCCTGCCGTTCCGGATCTTCACCAGCCGGACCCGCGCGTCGAGCTTCGTCGCGATGTTCCTCGCCCCGGCGGCGATGTTCGCGATGTTCTACTTCCTCAGCCAGTACATCCAGAACGTGATGGGCTACAGCCCGCTCAAGGCGGGCGTGGCGTTCCTCCCCTTCACCGTCGGCATCGTCGTGGGCGCCGGGCTGGCGTCGAACCTGGTCAACCGCATCGACCCGCGCTTCATCTCCGGCGTCGGCACCCTGTTCGCCGCGGGCGCGCTGTTCGGGTTCTCCACGCTGCCCTACGACACGACGTTCCCTGCCCGGGAGGTGACGGGCTCCTACGTCACCGACATCCTGCCCTTCATCGTCATGATGTCCTTCGGCATGGGCCTGACGTTCGTCCCGGTCACCCTGACCGCCGTCCACCACCTGCGCTCCGAGGAGTCGGGCATCGGCTCGGGCGTGCTCAACACCGCCCAGCAGGTCGGCGGCGCGCTCGGCCTCGCGGTGCTGGCCACCGTGGCGACGCAGACGTTCACCGACCGGGGCAAGGAGTTCGCCGAGGCGGGCGCCGCCGCGGCCCAGGCCGGCGGACCGCAGCCGCCCCCGGAGCAGGTGCAGCAGCTCCAGCTCATCGCCCAGCACCAGATCTTCACCGAGGGCTCGACGCAGGCGTTCCTCGTCGGCGCGTTCCTCATGCTGGCCGCGTCGATCGTGATCTGGGTCTTCCTCGACGTCCCGCACGAGGAGCTCGCGACCGACGGCCCGGAGGGCGTCGTCGCCCACTGA
- a CDS encoding lysylphosphatidylglycerol synthase domain-containing protein: MTRRRALGAARLVFVLLTLAFAWWGFRGRWGEIGAAASTTGPLRLAGAVACATAGLVLTGLLWRLLLRWLGSDVGVRDAASVFFVGQLGKYVPGSVWSIAVQARLGRRHGVPARSSATASLVFLLVHTATGLLAGGLLVLLGAIDLGAPGLDYPGPRWHRAPPLLTGRRPAGRTRRDAVLGGPELVRALGLMAAVWALHGASLLLLVPGGGGSPGLAGAVAAFALAHAVGVLVVLAPAGVGAREAVLVALLSPVVGVPGAAAVALLSRVAQALADFLVAAGAIGCARIGRVRPAAGAGARA; the protein is encoded by the coding sequence GTGACCCGGCGCCGGGCGCTGGGCGCCGCCCGTCTCGTTTTCGTCCTGCTCACCCTGGCCTTCGCCTGGTGGGGCTTCCGCGGCCGGTGGGGCGAGATCGGTGCCGCCGCGTCGACGACCGGCCCGCTCCGGCTGGCCGGCGCCGTGGCCTGCGCTACCGCCGGGCTGGTGCTCACCGGCCTGCTGTGGCGGCTGCTGCTGCGCTGGCTCGGGTCGGACGTCGGCGTGCGCGACGCCGCGTCCGTCTTCTTCGTGGGCCAGCTCGGCAAGTACGTCCCCGGGTCGGTGTGGAGCATCGCCGTGCAGGCCCGGCTGGGCCGACGCCACGGCGTGCCCGCCCGATCCAGCGCCACCGCCTCGCTGGTCTTCCTGCTCGTCCACACCGCGACCGGCCTGCTGGCGGGCGGGTTGCTGGTGCTGCTGGGCGCGATCGACCTCGGCGCTCCTGGCCTGGACTACCCAGGTCCTCGCTGGCACCGCGCCCCGCCGCTGCTGACGGGTCGCCGACCGGCTGGCCGGACGAGGCGTGACGCGGTCCTCGGCGGGCCCGAGCTGGTGCGCGCCCTCGGGCTGATGGCCGCGGTGTGGGCGCTCCACGGCGCGTCGCTGCTGCTCCTCGTGCCGGGTGGCGGCGGCTCGCCCGGCCTCGCCGGCGCGGTGGCCGCCTTCGCGCTGGCCCACGCCGTCGGGGTGCTCGTCGTCCTCGCGCCGGCGGGCGTCGGCGCCCGCGAGGCGGTCCTGGTCGCGCTGCTCTCGCCGGTGGTCGGGGTGCCGGGTGCCGCCGCGGTCGCGCTCCTGTCGCGGGTCGCGCAGGCCCTCGCGGACTTCCTGGTCGCGGCGGGGGCCATCGGGTGTGCCCGGATCGGCCGGGTCCGCCCCGCCGCAGGGGCCGGGGCACGCGCATGA